TGCTGGAGACAGTGTTCTACTTGATTATTTATACGGCAAATTATCGGAATCTGCGCTCAGTGAGTACTTAGACCAGTCAGAAAGTAGTTGGACTCGGCTCACAAAACCGTATCGATATTAAATTTTTTAACAAATTGGTGTTGCAGACCGACTAAAGACTAGGTATACAATGACCATGACAAGAATGTTTCGAACCGTTTTTCTGGTTTCCTTAATGGCAACCTTATTAACCAACTGCGGTTATAACCGCATCCAAGAGTTGGATGAAGAAGTAACTGCTTCTTGGGCAGAAGTTCTCAACCAATACAAAAGAAGATCTGATTTAGTTCCGAATTTGGTTTCCGCCGTAAAAGGATTTGCCAACCAAGAAAAAGAAATTATGACAGGAATTGCAGAAGCGCGTGCTAAAATTGGATCCATCCAAGCAACTCCAGAACTTGTGAACAACCCAGAGAGTTTGAAAAAATTTGACCAAGCACAAGGACAATTGGGTTCTGCGTTATCAAGACTCTTAATGATCCAAGAAAACTACCCACAATTGAAATCTGACCAACATTTTTCTGATTTGATGGCACAGTTGGAAGGAACTGAAAATAGAATCACTGTTGCTAGAAACCGATTCATCAAATCAACAAAAGAATTCAATGTGTACATCCGTCAGTTCCCTGCGGTTCTAACAGCAAAAGCTTTTGGTTACGATGCAAAAGCAACCTTTACTGTAGAAGATGAAAAAGCCATTGAGAATGCTCCGAAAGTAGAATTCTAAATCAATTGATTTCGAATTTTAAAAGGAAGCCGGTAAGTGATTGCCGGCTTTTTTATTTAGAATTGAAAGTAGAGGAATGGACTTGATACCGTCACACTATAAATAATAAACGAAGTGATATAGAGTAGGATACAAGCTGGAATCAGAAAATATAAATTGTCTGTGATAAAGGCAAATCTCTCTTCTTTTTTATCTTGGAGGATATCCACCAAAAACAAAAATCCAACAAGGATCACTAAACTCACACTCATCTGAGGAAAAATTCCACCCGCACCAGTAAAGGCGCGTTCTAACATAATTTTGGTAATGCCCATACCTGTCGGAACTTCCGGAGTGGCTTTGGCTCTGAAGAAAAAACAAGACAATACGAACACACCTACTGGATACAATGGTTGGAGGGAACGCGGCACTCGGTTCCAGGCATTCCGCATGGTTTCAAATTTGAATACAAATTTTTCTACGA
This genomic stretch from Leptospira congkakensis harbors:
- a CDS encoding LemA family protein; this translates as MTRMFRTVFLVSLMATLLTNCGYNRIQELDEEVTASWAEVLNQYKRRSDLVPNLVSAVKGFANQEKEIMTGIAEARAKIGSIQATPELVNNPESLKKFDQAQGQLGSALSRLLMIQENYPQLKSDQHFSDLMAQLEGTENRITVARNRFIKSTKEFNVYIRQFPAVLTAKAFGYDAKATFTVEDEKAIENAPKVEF